In the Chloroflexota bacterium genome, GTTTTCTGCCTGTAGCGCGCCCAGAGCGCCGGCATCCTGGGCGTAGAAGACGTCAGCAGGGCTGTTTGCGCCCTCTTCAAGGATGGTTGCCGCAAGTTCAGCCGTGCCGCCATACTTGACCTGAATATCAATGCCGGCGTCATTGCCGAACTGCTCCAACAGTGGTCCCACGAGGTTTTCGTTGCGGCCAGAGTACACCGTGAGCGTGGTGGACATCGCCTCAGGGGTGTCTGTTGTGCCGCCAGGTGTGAAAACGACTCTGCCGCATGCCGCTCCTACTGCGACGGGAAGCATCGCGAGCGATGCCTTAAGCAGGGTACGACGATTTACGTACACGTACAGTGGCTCCTTTTCGTGCCAATTCCAGTGCGTATGTTCCGTGTCTTGCCGTGCGCTTCAAGGCCTATCCGCATAGGTTCACCAATCAGGCAGCCAGCTCGCAGGAACTGTCCAGGCGTTCGTTAGCAATTCACGTCAGGACATAATAGGTTAGCCTCATTGGCAAAAGTTAAGGTACCTAAAGTCCTCAGCATGAGTCAAGAGTATCTGGCATAAACCCTAGAAAATGACTATGGATTAAATTAATGTACCTTACGGTTAACTAATGAGGCTTCCATTCCTTGTGATATTGAATGTCTGGCGCTTTCGAGGAAAAGAGGCAGCGTATTGGTGCACTCTAATTCGAGTCTTCTTACGTAGGAGTGAGGTAGGATTGCGAGTCCAAACCCTAGCAAACGAGTGTGTATTAGCTTAGAAAAGACTCTTGTGGGTAAAGTGCAAGCTGGAAGTGACGGTGATAAAATCGCTGAGGGGGCGGCTCAGCTTCTCTTCCATCAGGACCGCTCGCATAACAGCTGGGTCCATTGCCTTTCTCCATCGGTATACGGAGTGTTATTCCTTGATTACAAACCCCGAATCCCTGCTGGCAGACCTTAACGAACCGCAGCAGAGCGCGGTTGAAACAACGGACGGGCCGGTGCTCATCTTGGCCGGAGCCGGATCCGGCAAAACGCGGGTGATAGTCCATCGCATTGCATACCTCATGCTCGCCAAGCGCGTGCCTCCGTGGCAAATCCTTGGGGTAACCTTTACGAACAAGGCTGCCGGCGAAATGCGTCACCGGGTGCGGGAACTGGCGGGGCCGATTGGCGAGAATGTGCTCTTGAGCACGTTCCACGCGTTCTGTTCGCGCATTCTGCGTCGCGAATTACGGCGGCTCGGCTGGGACGAAGGCTTTACGATCTACGACGACGCCGACCAGTTGACCGTGATTAAGGACGTGCTCAAAGCGCTCGACATCAATGAAAAGCGTCTGAGTCCCCGCTCAGTCTTGAATACGATCTCACGCGCCAAGGATGAACTCATCACCCCCCACGTGTTTGCCGAACACGCGCAGGGGCCCTTTGAAGAAGCCGCCGCCAGAATATACCGGCGCTATCAAGACACGCTTCGCAAGGCCAATGCGCTTGATTTCAATGACCTCATTATGTTTGTAGTACAGCTCTTTCGGGAGCACCCGGACGTGCGGGAGCACTACCAGGACCGCTTCCGCTACATCATGGTGGATGAGTATCAGGATACAAACCATGCGCAGTACGAACTGGTAAGGATGCTGGCAGCGAAGTTTCGCAACATTTGTGTGGTTGGCGACGACGACCAAGGCATCTACAGTTGGCGGGGAGCCGATCTGCGCAATATTCTGAACTTCGAGCAGGAGTATCCCGACGCCGTCGTCATCAAGCTGGAGCAAAACTCCCGCTCAACCCAGAATATTCTGGACGCGGCCCACGGCATCATAAGCCGCCTGCCGAATCGCCGCGACAAGCGGCTATGGACGACGAACGGCGGAGGCGCGCCGCTGGTGGTCTTACCTGCACTCGATGAGGAAGATGAAGCGCGCCTCATCGTGAATAACGTGCGCCGCTTGCAGGACGAAGGCCTTGGCCTCAGCGACTGTGTGGTCATGTATCGCACGAACGCGCAGTCTCGCGCCCTGGAGGACGCACTGGTTACCCATGGCATACCGTATCAATTGGTTGGCGGTGTAGCCTTCTACCAACGGCGAGAAGTCAAAGATGTCCTTGCGTATTTGCGCGTGATCAACAATCTGAGTGACAACGTGAGCTTTCGGCGGGTGGTGAATGTGCCGCCACGCGGTATCGGCGCCAAGACGTTTGCGGCGCTGTCCATGTGGTCCGAATTGCAGGACATCTCCGCCGCGGAGGCAGTCCTGAGCTTTGCTGCGGGCAGCGTCACCGACCCCTTGCCGGTGACGGCGCGGGCCCGGACCGCCATGGAGAATCTCGGCCACTTACTGGATAGATTTCGCGCAGAGTTGGCGCGCGCGCCTCTGAGTACGCTCGTGAAGACGGTTGTCAGGGAGAGCGGTTACCTGGAACTCGTTCGCAGTCACGAGAATGTCGAGGAGGCAGTGGACCGTGAAGAGAATCTTGATGAGCTGGTGGCTGCCGCCGCGCGCTTTGATGACATTGAGCCGCCGCAAGGCTTGGGCTTATTCTTGCATGAGGCTTCGCTGGTGGCCGACGTCGATCGTATGGGTACAGACGGCGGCCTGACTCTCATGACGATGCACAATGCGAAGGGCTTGGAATTCCCGGCGGTGTTTGTAGCCGGTATGGAGGAAGAGCTCTTTCCGCACATTCGCTCACTCGACGATCCGGAGCAGTTGGCGGAGGAACGGCGGCTCTGCTACGTGGCCCTCACGCGGGCCAAAGAGCGGCTCTATCTACTTTACGCGGCACGGCGCTATAGCAGCCAATCGGTTGGTCGAATACCCTCCCGCTTCATTGCCGAATTGCCCATGGAACTCGTGACCGGTCCCATGATGCAGTCACAGCCGTCACTGGAGGCAGTCTGGCAGGGGTCGCAGTCTGGCTCCCGACCGCAGCGAGCGCAGGTGCCGGAGACGCAGAAATACCGCGACGGCGACCGAGTCCGGCATAGCGTATTCGGTGAGGGCACCGTGGTGAGCAGTAAGATTACGGATACTGACGAGGAAGTTACTGTGGCGTTCCCCGACATTGGCGTCAAGCGCCTCTCTGCCTCGTTTGCGCCCCTTGAGAAGCTTGCCTAGCCGGTGCTGCCAGGCGACGGCCTGCATAAACAGAAGGGTGTGTGAGAGGTTTTCAGCCAATCGCCGTTCATGGTTCGACAAGCTCACCACGAACGGAAGAAGGCTCACCGCGCACGGAAGGAAGCTTGCCACGAACGGAAGGAGGCTCACCGCGCACGGAAGGAAGCCCACCACGAACGGAAGGGGGCTCACCGCGCACGGAAGGAAGCTCACCGCGCACGGAAGGAAGCTTGCCGCGAACGGAAGGAAGCCAACCACGAACGGAAGGAAGCTCACCGCGCACGGAAGGAAGCTTGCCACGAACGGAAGGAAGCGCATCACGGACGGAAGGAAGCCCACCGCGGACGGAAGGAAGCTCACCACGAACGGAAGGAAGCTCACCGCGGACGGAAGAAAGCTCACCAAGAGCGGAAGAGAGGTATGTTCCTTGGGATGACTGGTATCCGTTCGTCCTGAGCCTGTCGAAGGATGAACGCACACCACTTTCAAACGCCCTCTTAGAGCAGCAAGCTCGCGTCGCCGAAACTGTAGAACCGGTAGTCTTCTTCCATCGCAGTCCGGTAGATTTGCTTAAGCTCAGGCAAACCTGTGTACGCTGCCACGAGCAGTAGCAGGGTTGAGCGGGGCAGGTGAAAGTTTGTCATGATGCCGTCAACCACACGGAATCGATAGCCGGGATAGATGTAGAGACGCGTGTCGCCGCTCCAAGCTCGCACAGTGCCCTGCGCATTGGCGGCGCTCTCAAGGGCGCGCACGCTTGTTGTTCCCACTGCCACCACTCTCTTGCCGAACCCCTTCGTGTCCCTAATCATCTGCGCTGTTTCTGGTGGAACTTCCAGGTATTCGCTGTGAATGGCGTGTTGCAACGGGTCTGATTCGCGGATGGGCTGGAAGGTGTCAAGGCCGATGTGCAGCGTGATGAAGGCAAATCGCACACCGTAATTCTCTAATTCGCGAACCAGCCGGGGCGTGAAGTGAAGTCCGGCTGTGGGAGCGGCAGCCGAGCCGTGCACGCGGGCATAGGTTGTCTGGTAGCGCGAGGGATCCGCCAGCGGCTGCCGGATGTACGGCGGCAGCGGGACCATGCCGCTGCGCTCGAGCACGATGGCTGGGTCAGTAAAGAAGCGCACGAGCCGGCTGCCATGTGGGAGCTCGTCCCCGATTTCGATCACATCCGGGCTTCCGCCATCCTGGTTGTTGAGAAGCACCCGGGCACCGGGCTTGAGACGGTGCGAAGGCCGCACCAGCGCTTCCCAGGCGTCCTGCTCTCGCGGTCGCAACAAGAGCAGTTCCACCTTGCCGCCGGTGTGCTCGCGCCGGCCGAATAATCGCGCCGGAATCACGCGCGTGTCGTTAGCCACGAGCAGGTCGCCAGGCTGCAAGTGCTCTGCTATGTGCGCGACCCGGCTATGCTGAATCTCTCCGGTACCGCGGCGATATACCAGCAGC is a window encoding:
- a CDS encoding UvrD-helicase domain-containing protein codes for the protein MITNPESLLADLNEPQQSAVETTDGPVLILAGAGSGKTRVIVHRIAYLMLAKRVPPWQILGVTFTNKAAGEMRHRVRELAGPIGENVLLSTFHAFCSRILRRELRRLGWDEGFTIYDDADQLTVIKDVLKALDINEKRLSPRSVLNTISRAKDELITPHVFAEHAQGPFEEAAARIYRRYQDTLRKANALDFNDLIMFVVQLFREHPDVREHYQDRFRYIMVDEYQDTNHAQYELVRMLAAKFRNICVVGDDDQGIYSWRGADLRNILNFEQEYPDAVVIKLEQNSRSTQNILDAAHGIISRLPNRRDKRLWTTNGGGAPLVVLPALDEEDEARLIVNNVRRLQDEGLGLSDCVVMYRTNAQSRALEDALVTHGIPYQLVGGVAFYQRREVKDVLAYLRVINNLSDNVSFRRVVNVPPRGIGAKTFAALSMWSELQDISAAEAVLSFAAGSVTDPLPVTARARTAMENLGHLLDRFRAELARAPLSTLVKTVVRESGYLELVRSHENVEEAVDREENLDELVAAAARFDDIEPPQGLGLFLHEASLVADVDRMGTDGGLTLMTMHNAKGLEFPAVFVAGMEEELFPHIRSLDDPEQLAEERRLCYVALTRAKERLYLLYAARRYSSQSVGRIPSRFIAELPMELVTGPMMQSQPSLEAVWQGSQSGSRPQRAQVPETQKYRDGDRVRHSVFGEGTVVSSKITDTDEEVTVAFPDIGVKRLSASFAPLEKLA
- the queA gene encoding tRNA preQ1(34) S-adenosylmethionine ribosyltransferase-isomerase QueA gives rise to the protein MRLEDLDYALPSHFIAQNPCEPRDAARLLVYRRGTGEIQHSRVAHIAEHLQPGDLLVANDTRVIPARLFGRREHTGGKVELLLLRPREQDAWEALVRPSHRLKPGARVLLNNQDGGSPDVIEIGDELPHGSRLVRFFTDPAIVLERSGMVPLPPYIRQPLADPSRYQTTYARVHGSAAAPTAGLHFTPRLVRELENYGVRFAFITLHIGLDTFQPIRESDPLQHAIHSEYLEVPPETAQMIRDTKGFGKRVVAVGTTSVRALESAANAQGTVRAWSGDTRLYIYPGYRFRVVDGIMTNFHLPRSTLLLLVAAYTGLPELKQIYRTAMEEDYRFYSFGDASLLL